The following proteins are co-located in the Nocardia bhagyanarayanae genome:
- a CDS encoding succinic semialdehyde dehydrogenase, with protein sequence MPAPEAGVFDRLSALAAIDGPEARSRKTIAETFTGKPLGSVPVGTAEDVASAFAKARSAQARWAARPAAERSAVFDRFRALLIENREALMDVIQAETGKARWAAQEEIMGMMFAARYFAKVAPGLLDSRKVPGAFPVLNRATVHVHPKGVVGVIAPWNYPMVLSIGDSIPALLAGNAVVVKPDSQTPYSALAAAELLYRAGLPRDLLAVVPGPGTEVGTAIVDNCDYLMFTGSSATGRALAEQCGRRLIGFSAELGGKNPMIVTRGANLDKAAKAAVRACFSNAGQLCISIERLYVEKAVADEFTEKFLAAVRAAKLGAAYDNSADIGSLISESQLETVSKHVADATSKGAKVLAGGKARPDLGPLFFEPTVLADVTDEMECGRNETFGPLVSIYPVDSVEDAIRLANDTEYGLNASVWAESKSAGEKIAQRLHAGTVCVDEGYAPAWGTTAAPMGGMGISGVGRRHGADGLLKFTEPQTVVVTRFMNLDPPPFFSQDMWQRFLMLVARSLRFLPGR encoded by the coding sequence ATGCCAGCGCCGGAAGCCGGAGTCTTCGACCGTCTGAGCGCGCTCGCCGCGATCGACGGCCCCGAGGCTCGCTCGCGCAAGACGATCGCCGAGACGTTCACCGGTAAACCGCTCGGCTCCGTGCCGGTCGGCACCGCCGAGGACGTGGCGTCGGCATTCGCCAAAGCGAGGTCCGCGCAGGCGCGCTGGGCCGCCCGCCCCGCCGCGGAGCGCTCCGCGGTATTCGATCGCTTCCGCGCGCTGCTCATCGAGAACCGCGAAGCCCTGATGGACGTCATCCAAGCCGAGACAGGCAAGGCGCGCTGGGCGGCCCAGGAAGAGATCATGGGCATGATGTTCGCGGCGCGCTACTTCGCCAAGGTCGCGCCCGGCCTGCTGGACTCGCGCAAGGTGCCCGGCGCCTTCCCGGTGCTGAACCGCGCCACGGTGCACGTCCACCCCAAGGGCGTCGTCGGCGTGATCGCGCCGTGGAACTACCCGATGGTGCTGTCCATCGGCGACTCGATCCCCGCGTTGCTCGCGGGCAACGCCGTGGTGGTCAAGCCCGACAGCCAGACGCCGTACTCCGCGCTGGCCGCCGCCGAACTGCTCTACCGCGCCGGGCTCCCGCGCGACCTGCTCGCCGTGGTGCCGGGCCCCGGCACCGAGGTCGGCACCGCCATCGTGGACAACTGCGACTACCTGATGTTCACCGGCTCATCGGCCACCGGCCGGGCCCTCGCCGAACAGTGCGGGCGCAGGCTCATCGGTTTCTCCGCCGAACTGGGCGGCAAGAACCCGATGATCGTCACCCGCGGCGCGAATCTGGACAAGGCCGCCAAGGCCGCCGTGCGCGCGTGCTTCTCCAACGCCGGGCAGCTGTGTATCTCGATCGAGCGGCTCTACGTCGAGAAGGCGGTCGCGGACGAGTTCACCGAGAAGTTCCTCGCCGCGGTGCGCGCCGCGAAACTGGGCGCCGCCTATGACAATTCGGCCGACATCGGCTCCCTCATCTCGGAGTCGCAGCTGGAGACCGTCTCCAAGCACGTCGCCGACGCCACCTCCAAGGGCGCCAAGGTGCTCGCGGGCGGCAAGGCGCGCCCCGACCTCGGGCCGCTGTTCTTCGAGCCAACCGTGCTGGCCGACGTCACCGACGAGATGGAGTGCGGCCGCAACGAGACCTTCGGCCCGCTGGTGTCGATCTACCCGGTCGACTCGGTCGAGGACGCCATCCGGTTGGCCAACGACACCGAGTACGGCCTCAACGCCAGCGTGTGGGCGGAGAGCAAGTCGGCGGGCGAGAAGATCGCGCAGCGACTGCACGCGGGCACCGTGTGCGTCGACGAAGGCTATGCACCGGCGTGGGGCACCACCGCGGCGCCGATGGGCGGTATGGGCATCTCCGGCGTCGGGCGCAGGCACGGCGCGGACGGCCTGCTGAAGTTCACCGAACCGCAGACCGTCGTGG
- a CDS encoding sensor histidine kinase, with amino-acid sequence MFRARLGVRSRILAIALLPSLTLLVIGGGAAGYLVDQGNTAKDWAAQMQAAIPSTRELMEATQQERHLTLAHLAGDDSNGPALTAARVRLDGALRKLLEASAGIRAVDDSKIGDDLAGFNTLAQHLAGVRAQTDSRQLPMAEAYGFYNRLLDVVSVGSQVAQQSAPDAEIGVEITEGMRLLYAAEAMSRGHALAVAMVIANGDLPLPVEEYLRQIGFYHTEIALLASEIDTDQREAAAALTGSEAWQRLSAMENAVARRYVAPVQDESAAGGASRDEAAPLPLAPQDWQAAAAQVNRGLLDLWITQNKHTQRLAEEKSSDSALTSLFGGGGVLLVSIAAIVVAVLMANRIIRRLERLRGETLALADDRLPDMMRRLRAGEQVEPAEETPRLDYGRDEIGEVAQAFEHAHAAAVSAAVDEARTREGVKAVFLNIAHRSQIVVHRQLEILDEAEARQEDPAMLETLFRLDHLATRERRNAENLIILGGGQPGRQWRYPIPLMDLVRSAVGETLDYARVRVSRLPDVRVPGTVVADLVHLVAELLDNATAFSPPQSRVEIFGNVVGRGVVVEVSDQGMGMPEAELERLNEMLRNPPDFGVATLSADSRLGLFVVAQLGVRHGVTVRLAESDYGGIRAIVLIPTTLLVTETAPSAPETPATDQARRPRHPVPFIEAPGAETPSGTPEPTAAVLTMDPPAEPEPQPTDPSPNAPAAPPATTADGRPVLPKRNRQTNLAPQLAQPSTPQPVAERERSAEQARDLMSAIENGTRQGRRAQPADEQEGV; translated from the coding sequence ATGTTCAGAGCGAGGCTCGGTGTCCGGAGCCGGATACTGGCGATCGCGCTCCTGCCGAGCCTGACTCTGCTCGTGATCGGCGGCGGCGCGGCGGGATACCTGGTCGACCAGGGCAACACCGCGAAAGACTGGGCGGCGCAGATGCAGGCCGCGATTCCCTCGACCAGGGAACTGATGGAGGCGACGCAGCAAGAACGCCACCTCACCCTGGCCCACTTGGCGGGCGACGATTCGAACGGCCCTGCGCTCACCGCGGCGCGGGTGCGGCTCGACGGCGCGCTGCGCAAGTTGCTGGAGGCCTCCGCGGGCATCCGCGCCGTGGACGACTCGAAGATCGGTGACGACCTGGCCGGGTTCAACACCCTCGCCCAGCACCTGGCGGGCGTTCGCGCGCAGACGGATTCGCGCCAACTGCCGATGGCCGAGGCGTACGGCTTCTACAACCGGTTGCTCGATGTCGTCTCGGTCGGCTCGCAGGTCGCCCAGCAGTCCGCGCCGGACGCCGAGATCGGCGTGGAGATCACCGAGGGCATGCGGTTGCTCTACGCCGCCGAGGCCATGTCGCGCGGTCACGCGCTGGCCGTCGCGATGGTCATCGCGAACGGCGACCTGCCGCTGCCGGTCGAGGAGTACCTGCGCCAGATCGGCTTCTACCACACCGAGATCGCGCTGCTCGCCAGCGAGATCGACACCGATCAGCGCGAGGCGGCCGCCGCGCTGACCGGCTCCGAGGCCTGGCAGCGGTTGTCCGCGATGGAGAACGCCGTCGCGCGGCGTTACGTCGCGCCCGTCCAGGACGAATCTGCCGCCGGTGGCGCGAGCCGCGACGAGGCCGCGCCGCTGCCGCTCGCCCCGCAGGACTGGCAGGCCGCCGCCGCACAGGTCAACCGCGGCCTGCTCGATCTGTGGATCACCCAGAACAAGCACACCCAGCGGCTGGCCGAGGAGAAGTCGTCCGATTCCGCGCTCACCTCGCTCTTCGGCGGCGGTGGCGTGCTGCTGGTCAGTATCGCGGCCATCGTCGTCGCGGTGCTGATGGCCAATCGGATCATCCGGCGGCTCGAGCGGTTGCGCGGCGAGACGCTGGCGCTGGCCGACGACCGGCTGCCCGACATGATGCGCAGGCTGCGCGCGGGCGAACAGGTCGAACCCGCCGAGGAGACGCCGCGTCTGGACTACGGCCGCGACGAGATCGGCGAAGTGGCACAGGCTTTCGAACACGCGCACGCGGCCGCGGTGTCGGCGGCGGTGGACGAGGCCCGCACCCGCGAAGGCGTCAAGGCGGTCTTCCTCAATATCGCCCACCGCAGTCAGATCGTGGTGCACCGGCAGCTGGAGATCTTGGACGAGGCCGAGGCGCGCCAGGAGGATCCGGCCATGCTGGAGACGCTGTTCCGGCTCGACCACCTGGCGACCCGCGAGCGCCGCAACGCCGAGAACTTGATCATTCTCGGCGGCGGTCAGCCGGGCAGGCAGTGGCGCTACCCGATCCCGCTGATGGATCTGGTGCGTTCGGCGGTCGGCGAGACGCTCGACTACGCGCGGGTGCGGGTGTCGCGGCTGCCCGACGTGCGCGTGCCGGGAACAGTGGTCGCCGACCTCGTGCACCTGGTCGCCGAGCTGCTGGACAACGCCACCGCGTTCTCCCCGCCGCAGTCGCGGGTGGAGATCTTCGGCAACGTCGTCGGCCGCGGTGTGGTCGTCGAGGTCAGCGACCAGGGCATGGGCATGCCCGAGGCGGAGCTGGAGCGGTTGAACGAGATGCTGCGCAACCCACCGGACTTCGGTGTCGCCACGCTCTCGGCGGATTCGCGCCTCGGGCTGTTCGTGGTGGCGCAGCTGGGTGTGCGGCACGGCGTCACGGTGCGGCTCGCGGAATCCGACTACGGCGGCATCCGCGCCATCGTGCTCATCCCGACCACGCTGCTGGTCACCGAGACCGCGCCGAGCGCGCCGGAGACCCCGGCCACCGATCAGGCGCGACGCCCCCGGCATCCGGTGCCGTTCATCGAGGCGCCCGGAGCCGAAACACCCAGCGGTACACCCGAACCGACGGCCGCGGTCCTCACGATGGACCCGCCCGCCGAACCGGAACCACAACCGACGGACCCGAGTCCGAACGCACCGGCCGCCCCGCCCGCGACCACCGCCGACGGCAGGCCGGTGCTGCCCAAGCGCAACCGACAGACCAATCTCGCGCCCCAACTGGCGCAGCCGTCGACCCCGCAGCCCGTCGCCGAACGTGAGCGTTCCGCCGAACAGGCCCGGGATCTGATGTCCGCCATCGAGAATGGAACCCGGCAGGGTCGCCGTGCGCAGCCCGCCGACGAACAGGAAGGCGTGTAG
- a CDS encoding roadblock/LC7 domain-containing protein encodes MTAPKPGDLNWLLDDLVDRLAGVRHAVVLSTDGLLLGRSAAMTRDDAEHFAAMSSTLYGLARSAGSRFDGGGVRQAVIELDRAVLFVTSAGDNACLALQASESANLGMVAYEMNVTVQRVGSYLSTPARLP; translated from the coding sequence GTGACCGCTCCCAAACCCGGTGATCTCAACTGGCTGCTCGACGATCTGGTGGATCGGCTGGCCGGTGTGCGGCACGCGGTGGTGTTGTCCACCGACGGACTGCTGCTCGGCCGCTCCGCCGCGATGACCCGTGACGACGCCGAACATTTCGCCGCCATGTCCTCGACCCTGTACGGACTCGCGCGCAGCGCGGGCAGCCGGTTCGACGGCGGCGGCGTGCGCCAAGCGGTCATCGAACTCGACCGCGCCGTGCTTTTCGTGACTTCCGCGGGCGATAACGCCTGCCTCGCGCTGCAAGCCTCCGAGAGCGCGAATCTCGGCATGGTGGCCTACGAGATGAACGTGACCGTCCAGCGTGTCGGCTCCTATCTGTCCACCCCCGCCCGATTGCCATGA
- a CDS encoding DUF742 domain-containing protein, giving the protein MTRRGEPWFDDAAGPLIRPYALTRGRTMGAGHDLDIVTVVVTASPAPTLRRPEPEYAEIVRLCRDPQSVAEVAANLKLPLAVTKILVGDLIGEGQLIFRAPVQPEAGPGDLNILRAVLDGIRKL; this is encoded by the coding sequence ATGACGCGCCGGGGTGAGCCGTGGTTCGACGACGCGGCCGGACCACTGATCCGGCCGTACGCGCTGACCCGTGGACGCACCATGGGCGCAGGTCACGATTTGGACATCGTGACGGTGGTCGTCACCGCCTCGCCCGCGCCGACATTGCGCAGGCCGGAGCCCGAATACGCGGAAATCGTGCGCCTGTGCCGTGATCCGCAATCGGTGGCCGAGGTGGCGGCCAACTTGAAACTTCCCCTTGCGGTGACCAAGATTCTCGTCGGCGACCTGATCGGCGAGGGACAACTGATCTTCCGGGCTCCAGTGCAACCGGAGGCTGGCCCCGGCGATCTCAACATATTGCGAGCGGTACTGGATGGCATCAGAAAACTTTGA
- a CDS encoding GTP-binding protein yields the protein MASENFDPARLDPDGAQHLAASVKILIAGGFGVGKTTMVSSISEIAPLRTEELITEVSSGVDDLSGVESKSTTTVALDFGRITIDRDLVLYLFGTPGQDRFWFLWDELSRGALGAVVLADTRRLGNSFAAVDFFERRGLPFMVGVNCFDGAPRYTEDEVRDALDLDQDTPVMLCDARNRESAKNVLLTLVQHLIELAGREHVTT from the coding sequence ATGGCATCAGAAAACTTTGACCCCGCCCGGCTCGATCCCGACGGGGCCCAGCACTTGGCCGCGTCGGTCAAGATCCTCATCGCCGGCGGCTTCGGCGTCGGCAAGACCACGATGGTGTCGTCGATCAGCGAGATCGCGCCGCTGCGCACCGAGGAACTCATCACCGAAGTCAGCAGCGGCGTCGACGATCTCTCCGGCGTGGAGTCCAAATCGACCACCACCGTGGCGCTGGACTTCGGGCGCATCACCATCGACCGCGATCTGGTGCTGTACCTGTTCGGCACGCCGGGACAGGACCGGTTCTGGTTCCTGTGGGACGAGCTGTCCCGCGGCGCGCTCGGCGCGGTGGTGCTGGCCGACACCCGCCGCCTCGGCAATTCCTTTGCCGCCGTGGACTTCTTCGAACGCCGCGGGCTGCCGTTCATGGTCGGAGTGAACTGCTTCGACGGAGCGCCGCGCTACACCGAGGACGAGGTGCGCGACGCACTCGATCTCGACCAGGACACCCCGGTGATGCTCTGCGACGCCCGCAACCGCGAATCGGCCAAGAACGTGCTGCTGACGCTGGTGCAGCATCTCATCGAGCTGGCCGGCCGCGAGCACGTAACCACCTGA